The following proteins are co-located in the Candida dubliniensis CD36 chromosome 3, complete sequence genome:
- a CDS encoding mitochondrial protein, putative (Similar to S. cerevisiae FMP38;~In S. cerevisiae: FMP38 - Found in Mitochondrial Proteome, protein 38; non-tagged protein is detected in highly purified mitochondria in high-throughput studies), producing MFSRLVLLRKVSISLGRYYSSQAHPQTYIYNLLSKSKCRSCGIQLQDKYPDKPGFYRLPGQNDNNTDNKSKTSELNKKYEKILQNLDVSDRNLLINNFSAPKQEHEKITSVPSLQQVTPVEEDACDTLEVQKTQQGQSLSCKRCNDVIYNSKNKSVYDPKRDNLNKSEFPIPKLQQVLSTIPIDAPLVYVFSANDFPMGINQEIFQYRPPQQIFFVMTKSDILIPKTNVAFYNNFKKFLQNYMFKRFNVPRENVFIASGKDRWKMNDLYHFIPNYAYIIGDTNCGKSTLVKSLLINHHVKHWKYEARQQRQNERPNGKQSSSASLKNKDFKQLDRLIDSFSSKNGPGTSHIPGFTRDVVPVDIDGIKQLFDVPGFTTNENMQDIFDKLNHKQIARITKGTSTFKYGSLKSKFDTIKNGQVLSLNGVGYLQFPGQDSMYQIRNVTRFALHKFKNLEKVDSILQRNEIPTSMSSHFIVNRQQQQQQRNEIRGYYKRYIVPPFYGTIDLVIKDIGYINIKPTGKKLTNELMVLYLHPSLEAIIRQPILNYIDPPSPKKLIDGTKMKSFITSDIGKTPFYSRLIPSKIPSDPSSFLASSPSSDYNQLNQYLQIDESSESAYNDILELDETNKYDYWIE from the coding sequence ATGTTCAGTAGGTTGGTACTACTACGAAAAGTTAGTATATCACTTGGTCGATACTATTCTTCACAGGCACATCCCCAAACATATATTTATAACTTGTTAAGTAAATCAAAATGTCGATCGTGTGGGATTCAATTACAAGATAAATACCCCGACAAACCAGGGTTTTATCGTCTACCTGGTCAAAACGATAATAATACTGATAACAAATCTAAAACTTctgaattgaataaaaaatatgaaaagaTACTACAAAATTTGGATGTATCAGATagaaatttattaatcaacaattttagTGCACCAAAACAGGAGCATGAGAAAATTACATCGGTACCAAGTTTACAACAGGTAACACCAGTTGAAGAAGATGCTTGTGACACATTAGAAGTTCAAAAAACTCAGCAGGGACAAAGTTTAAGTTGTAAACGTTGCAATGATGTTATTTATAATTCCAAGAATAAAAGTGTGTATGACCCAAAGCGAGATAATTTAAACAAGTCAGAATTCCCCATTCCTAAATTACAACAAGTGTTATCTACTATCCCAATAGATGCTCCCTTGGTTTATGTTTTCAGTGCAAATGATTTCCCCATGGGGATAAATCAAGAGATTTTCCAATATCGACCACCACAACagattttctttgttatGACAAAGAGTGATATTTTGATCCCAAAAACAAACGTTGCcttttataataattttaaaaagtTTTTACAAAACTATATGTTTAAACGATTCAATGTGCCTCGAGAAAATGTTTTCATTGCTTCGGGCAAAGATCGTTGGAAAATGAATGATTTATATCATTTTATCCCCAATTATGCATATATTATTGGTGATACAAATTGTGGTAAATCAACATTAGTGAAAagtttattaatcaatcatCATGTTAAACATTGGAAATATGAGGCTCGTCAACAAAGGCAAAACGAAAGGCCGAACGGTAAGCAATCTTCTTCCGCctcattgaaaaataaagattttaaacaattggatagactaattgattcattcaGCTCCAAAAATGGCCCAGGAACTTCACATATTCCTGGATTCACTCGTGATGTAGTTCctgttgatattgatggtATTAAACAACTATTTGATGTTCCAGGTTTTACcacaaatgaaaatatgcaagatatttttgataaGTTGAATCACAAGCAGATTGCTCGAATAACTAAAGGGACAAGCACTTTTAAATACGGATCATTGAAATCGAAATTTGATACCATTAAAAATGGACAAGTGTTGAGTTTAAATGGAGTGGGTTATTTACAGTTCCCAGGACAAGATTCAATGTATCAAATACGAAATGTCACCAGGTTTGCATTacataaatttaaaaatcttgaaaaagttgattcaattttacaACGCAATGAAATTCCCACATCGATGAGTAGTCACTTTATTGTCAATcgtcaacaacaacagcaacaacgAAATGAAATACGTGGTTATTATAAGCGATACATTGTGCCACCATTTTATGGTACCATTGATTTAGTTATTAAAGATATTGgatatatcaatattaaacCTACGGGGAAAAAATTAACTAATGAGTTAATGGTGTTATATTTACATCCTAGTTTAGAAGCAATCATTCGTCAaccaattttgaattatattgatCCTCCATCTCcgaaaaaattgattgatggAACCAAAATGAAAAGTTTTATTACTAGTGACATTGGCAAGACTCCATTTTATAGTCGTTTGATACCAAGCAAAATTCCCCTGGATCCATCTTCATTCTTGGCGCTGTCCCCATCATCtgattataatcaattgaatcagtatttacaaattgatgaatcaaGTGAATCTGCCTACAATGATATTCTTGAATTGGATGAAACTAATAAATATGATTATTGGATTGAATGA
- a CDS encoding glucose phosphomutase, putative (Similar to Homo sapiens PGM2): MAVDKNRLDNLVESWLSIDINPESRQEIEQLHKNGNYEQLDRKLSKRIAFGTAGLRSSMESGFSHMNDVTVLQASQGLIKYLLKKTPASIVIGYDHRFNSQRFAEILASVALTQGVQVYYLGSIENLSEETLKLTKADIENDSSKDRGYVHTPLVPFAIDYYGASGGVMITASHNPANDNGYKVYYSNGCQIIPPVDKEIADSIEENLVPWEGVWDVYDNIKKAKQKGLLSLVRDEVTKEYLKGIKEKLIQDNALDFEFVYTPMHGVGYKIFSECLQLFHASNWKVVYEQAHPDPAFPTVSFPNPEEKGALDLAILTAQKLGYKLVIANDPDADRFSVAVETKGQWKQLTGNEIGFLFAMYVIEQQREQDLGHLYLVNSTVSSQILKAMADKDGFHFQDTLTGFKWIGNKAIDLQKQGFKVPFGYEEAIGFMFDLVHDKDGISAATIFLQLYQKWFSDGKIDVTDKLEAGYAKYGWFKDYNGYYRLADMSTLDKIFGNIRSSFGGEFPKSIGQFEVISWRDLTVGYDSSTVDHSPVLPVDSSSQMITASLKLPGDDNAVVRFTCRGSGTEPKLKLYIEGKSTVDEQSAKEISVKCWEILKEQWFQPEKYNLIENKP, encoded by the coding sequence ATGGCAGTTGACAAGAACAGATTAGACAATTTAGTTGAATCTTGGTTATCCATTGACATTAATCCAGAATCTAGGCAGGAAATTGAACAGTTGCACAAGAACGGAAACTATGAACAATTGGACAGGAAGTTGTCAAAAAGAATTGCGTTTGGAACTGCTGGGTTGAGATCGTCAATGGAGTCTGGGTTTTCCCACATGAATGACGTTACTGTTCTTCAGGCGTCCCAAGGATTGATCAAGtatttattgaagaaaacaCCAGCAtctattgttattggatACGATCACAGATTCAATTCTCAAAGATTTGCAGAAATCTTGGCCAGTGTTGCACTTACTCAAGGTGTGCAAGTGTATTACTTGggatcaattgaaaacttgTCTGAAGAAACATTGAAATTAACAAAAGCAGATATAGAAAATGATAGCTCAAAAGATAGAGGATACGTTCATACACCATTGGTTCCTTTtgcaattgattattatggGGCATCGGGTGGAGTGATGATCACTGCCTCTCATAATCCAGCAAACGATAATGGTTATAAAGTGTATTATCTGAATGGATGTCAGATTATCCCACCTGTTGACAAAGAAATAGCTGATTCTATTGAGGAAAATTTGGTCCCATGGGAAGGTGTTTGGGATGTGTATGACAATATCAAGAAAGCAAAGCAAAAGGGGTTGTTGTCGCTTGTTAGGGATGAAGTTACAAAAGAATACCTCAAGGGTATAAAGGAGAAGCTAATTCAAGATAATGCTTTAGATTTCGAGTTTGTTTACACACCAATGCATGGAGTTGGGTACAAAATATTCAGCGAATGTCTTCAACTATTCCATGCCCTGAATTGGAAAGTTGTTTACGAACAAGCTCATCCAGATCCTGCTTTTCCAACTGTCAGTTTTCCTAATCCTGAAGAAAAAGGTGCGCTTGACTTGGCTATATTGACTGCCCAAAAATTGGGTTACAAATTGGTAATTGCTAACGACCCTGATGCTGATAGATTCAGTGTTGCTGTTGAAACCAAGGGACAATGGAAGCAATTGACTGGTAATGAAATTGGGTTTTTGTTTGCCATGTATGTGATAGAACAACAAAGGGAACAAGATTTAGGCCACTTGTATTTAGTGAACTCAACAGTATCGTCGCAAATACTTAAAGCAATGGCTGACAAGGATGGGTTCCATTTTCAAGATACATTGACAGGATTTAAATGGATTGGAAATAAGGCAATAGATTTGCAAAAGCAAGGATTCAAGGTTCCATTTGGATACGAAGAGGCTATAGGATTTATGTTTGACTTAGTCCATGATAAAGATGGTATTTCAGCTGCTACTATATTTTTGCAATTGTATCAGAAATGGTTTAGTGATGGTAAGATAGATGTGACAGATAAATTAGAAGCTGGGTACGCTAAATACGGTTGGTTTAAGGATTATAATGGTTATTACAGACTAGCTGATATGTCAACGTTAGACAAAATATTTGGAAATATTAGAAGCTCCTTTGGTGGTGAATTTCCAAAAAGTATTGGCCAATTCGAAGTGATTAGCTGGCGTGATTTAACAGTTGGATATGACTCATCTACTGTAGATCACAGTCCAGTTCTACCTGTCGATTCTAGCTCGCAAATGATAACAGCACTGTTAAAATTACctggtgatgataatgCAGTTGTCAGGTTTACTTGTAGAGGGTCTGGTACCGAGCCAAAGTTAAAATTATATATTGAAGGGAAATCTACTGTTGATGAACAGAGTGCCAAAGAAATTAGTGTTAAATGTTGGGAGATATTAAAAGAACAATGGTTTCAACCAGAGAAATACAATTTAATAGAAAATAAACCGTAA
- a CDS encoding cell membrane protein, putative: MIFKIFRVILIILSLMCCILEIFAVTGSYDNKKYLTDTYLINFHIDSLDLTKLIDASGITKRDGVGSKMVSINPRQGTPTKRAPAESGWYYVPGGSSAQSGSSATASAAAASGSAINWWSPAESGSATSSGSGSTSSGSSGTDLSSSGSTSGGYYTTVSQAVHSLLSNVNPQVLGMAQVYSVGFWGYCRGYVVQDDNKKTKKFDNSNVNYTWCSEPKASFFFDPVEILKKEMNNTLYGIQVDSQAAGISQLSYTQKSELKVLIDHLDVDELNLPGNINGKLQQLHNLTDASFGLLMAVAVLSFVSVLIQMLAFCFSPEKCCLSFLNFLFECTIGLIAFVGAIIVTATYSYVKAQVNGNSDTYGVKSFLSINFYAFVWSAVVVCILVVFFNLLGHCCGLFGTRRHYRTVRNPQPDAEQHKEETDSD; this comes from the coding sequence AtgatttttaaaatattcaGAGTGATACTAATTATACTTTCACTCATGTGCTGCATTTTGGAGATTTTTGCAGTAACAGGATCTTAtgataacaaaaaatacCTCACTGATACCTACCTAATCAATTTCCACATTGACAGCTTGGATTTAACAAAGCTCATTGATGCCAGTGGTATAACAAAGAGAGATGGTGTGGGCTCAAAAATGGTTTCCATCAACCCAAGACAAGGTACTCCAACTAAAAGAGCTCCTGCGGAATCTGGATGGTACTATGTTCCTGGTGGTTCAAGTGCTCAAAGTGGTTCATCTGCCACAGCatctgctgctgctgcatCGGGTTCTGCTATAAACTGGTGGAGTCCTGCTGAATCTGGAAGTGCTACAAGTTCGGGATCTGGTTCTACTAGTTCTGGTTCATCTGGAACCGATTTGTCAAGCTCTGGCAGCACAAGTGGTGGATATTATACTACAGTTTCTCAAGCCGTTCATAGTTTGTTGAGCAATGTCAATCCACAAGTGTTGGGAATGGCACAAGTTTATTCTGTTGGTTTCTGGGGTTATTGCCGGGGGTATGTTGTTCAAGACGATAACAAGAAAACTAAAAAGTTCGACAACAGTAATGTTAACTACACTTGGTGTTCTGAACCAAAAGcctcctttttctttgatcCAGTggaaatattaaaaaaagagaTGAACAACACTCTTTATGGAATTCAGGTGGATTCTCAAGCTGCTGGTATAAGTCAGTTATCTTACACTCAGAAAAGTGAATTGAAAGTGTTGATTGATCATTTGGACGTAGATGAACTAAATCTTCCAGGGAACATTAACGGCAAACTACAACAATTGCACAATTTGACCGATGCGTCCTTTGGATTGTTAATGGCAGTCGCAGTCTTATCATTTGTTTCAGTGTTGATTCAAATGCTTGCATTTTGTTTCTCCCCAGAAAAGTGTTGCTTATCGTTTTTGaactttttatttgaatgTACTATTGGTTTAATTGCCTTTGTTGGGGCAATTATTGTCACTGCTACTTATTCGTACGTTAAAGCCCAGGTTAATGGCAATCTGGATACTTACGGTGTCAAATCGTTCTTGTCAATAAACTTTTATGCATTTGTCTGGTCAGCAGTAGTTGTGTGCATCTTGGTCgtctttttcaatttattggGTCATTGCTGTGGATTATTTGGAACAAGAAGACATTATAGAACAGTCAGAAACCCCCAGCCAGACGCTGAACAAcacaaagaagaaactgACAGTGACTAA
- the VAN1 gene encoding mannan polymerase I component, putative (In S. cerevisiae: component of the mannan polymerase I, which contains Van1p and Mnn9p and is involved in the first steps of mannan synthesis; mutants are vanadate-resistant;~spliced gene) — MSFRALTPDLYGKKSKNSDLPVFNKFTPKKHSDRVLIKRVLYTLVLLLVTYTIYSKVLIGDSRIPQSQNRQSPTSDNNHEVYKVTKDGVYKQEVTGGVVEEEELKEVTTEDLYKSNVDIFDLNEYEGSQEGAKNGDILLFLMPLRNAEHVLPMAFYNLMNLTYDHRLIDIAFLVSDCSPDDTTLETVFEYSVALQNGTLVDKLKHEEELKNSGNVRGTSDLYQSYMEPSYIESVRKAYSNPESHHPNYRTPFRSVTIFKKDFGQVIGQGFSDRHAVKVQGIRRKLMGRARNWLTSAALKPYHSWVYWRDADIETCPGDVIEELMSHNYDVMVPNVWRPLPTFLGNEQPYDLNSWVESDAGLELAKTLNEDDVIVEGYAEYPTWRAHLAYIRDANGDPREVIDLDGVGGVSILARAKIFRQGVHFPAFTFLNHAETEAFGKMAKKMGFRVGGLPHYTIWHIYEPSEDDLKEIARLERKKRRQKS; from the exons ATGTCGTTTCGAGCCTTGACACCAGATTTATATGGCAAAAAATCCAAGAATTCAGATTTACCAGT atttaataaatttaccCCGAAAAAGCATTCAGATCGTGTGTTGATAAAGCGGGTTTTGTATACCTTGgtattgttattggtaACGTATACAATATATTCAAAAGTGTTGATAGGTGATAGTAGGATACCGCAATCACAGAATCGACAATCACCGACCAGCGACAACAATCACGAAGTGTATAAAGTTACAAAAGATGGGGTGTATAAACAAGAAGTTACTGGTGGAGTAGTGGAAGAGGAAGAACTAAAGGAGGTTACCACGGAAGATCTCTACAAGTCCaatgttgatatttttgatttaaatgaatatgAAGGGTCCCAGGAAGGTGCTAAAAATGGTGATATCCTATTATTTCTTATGCCTTTAAGAAATGCCGAGCACGTATTGCCAATGGCATTCTATAATCTTATGAACCTCACTTACGATCATCgtttgattgatattgCATTTTTGGTTTCCGATTGTTCACCAGATGACACCACATTGGAAActgtttttgaatattcaGTGGCTCTACAAAATGGAACTTTGGTTGACAAGTTGAAACATGAAGAAGAGTTGAAGAACTCAGGCAATGTCAGGGGCACCAGTGATTTGTATCAATCGTATATGGAGCCATCTTATATTGAAAGCGTGAGGAAAGCCTATAGTAATCCTGAGTCGCATCATCCAAACTACAGGACTCCGTTTAGATCGGTTactattttcaaaaaagatTTTGGCCAGGTTATTGGCCAAGGGTTCAGTGATAGACATGCTGTTAAAGTTCAAGGGATTCGTAGAAAGCTAATGGGTAGAGCAAGAAACTGGCTTACTTCTGCTGCCTTAAAACCATACCATTCATGGGTTTATTGGAGAGATGCTGATATTGAAACGTGTCCTGGTGATGTTATTGAGGAGTTGATGCTGCATAATTACGATGTTATGGTACCTAATGTGTGGAGACCTTTACCTACATTTTTGGGAAATGAGCAGCCATACGATTTGAACTCTTGGGTGGAATCAGATGCTGGATTAGAATTAGCGAAAACATTAAATGAAGACGATGTCATTGTTGAAGGGTATGCTGAGTATCCTACTTGGAGAGCACATTTGGCGTACATACGGGATGCCAATGGTGATCCTCGAGAAGTGATTGATTTAGACGGTGTTGGTGGTGTGTCGATATTAGCACGAGCAAAGATTTTTAGACAAGGGGTGCATTTCCCGGCATTTACATTTTTAAACCATGCTGAAACAGAAGCGTTTGGTAAAATGGCCAAAAAAATGGGATTTCGTGTTGGTGGGTTGCCTCATTACACTATATGGCATATCTATGAACCAAGTGAAgatgatttgaaagaaattgcAAGAttggaaagaaagaaaagaagacaGAAATCATAA
- a CDS encoding pre-mRNA-processing factor, putative (Similar to S. cerevisiae PRP19;~In S. cerevisiae: splicing factor associated with the spliceosome), producing MICSISGEIATDPVVSPKSGSIFQRKHIVNYIATSGTDPINDEPLTESELISLKVNEKATAIAQPPPPDPSNSSIPSLLSTFQNEWDAIVLEVFTLKKQLQSAKQELSIALYRQDAAVNVAAKAIRERDEAREALEKLSSTINLSDVPDMNNKPEEMEPKAKRPKNSSSKESSAKYSQDKDGAKIDSEQIENIVQARDELFKLHKSQKVKLAFDVDTFLKQKGVDIQTIFKGEKISTYVYNKDIDTIVAVSQDKVIKYSFDDGASTKLDLKNVKLVEINNNGVVAVSSGTKIMFSNFKTIELNCEAQQIICHPSLDFFVVLAAKEWFVISTDSIVASYNGSLSLGALHYDGEILATKNDNKIKLYSIVSGDELGTFTPTYENIAKLEFATNGYWLLALSTADNISSIQIFDLRKGTEVQNLQFNEVATKKIGNIMFYSLHSFFKYL from the coding sequence ATGATATGTTCAATATCTGGTGAAATAGCTACTGATCCAGTGGTGTCACCTAAAAGTGGTAGTATATTTCAAAGGAAGCATATTGTTAATTATATAGCCACCAGTGGAACTGACCCAATAAATGATGAGCCGTTAACGGAGAGTGAATTGATATCATTAAAAGTTAATGAAAAAGCCACAGCAATAGCACAACCTCCACCACCAGATccatcaaattcatctaTCCCGTCATTGCTTTCTACATTTCAAAATGAATGGGATGCGATAGTTTTAGAGGTGTTTACTTTGAAGAAACAATTGCAGAGTGCTAAACAAGAGCTTAGTATTGCATTGTATAGACAGGATGCTGCTGTTAATGTAGCAGCTAAGGCGATCAGAGAAAGAGATGAAGCAAGAGAAGcattagaaaaattatctCTGACAATAAATTTGTCAGATGTTCCAGATATGAACAATAAACCTGAAGAGATGGAACCTAAAGCTAAAAGACCGAAAAATTCCCTGTCCAAAGAATCACTGGCAAAATATTCACAAGATAAAGATGGAGCAAAGATTGATTCAGAACAGATTGAGAACATTGTACAGGCAAGAGATGAATTGTTCAAGTTGCACAAGTCTCAGAAAGTTAAATTGGCATTTGATGTGGATACTTTcttgaaacaaaaaggGGTCGATATCCAAACTATTTTTAAAGGTGAAAAGATTTCAACCTATGTTTACaataaagatattgatACAATTGTCGCGGTGAGTCAAGATAAGGTCATCaaatattcttttgatGATGGAGCATCCACAAAGTTGGATCTCAAGAATGTCAAGTTGGTggaaataaacaataatggTGTGGTTGCTGTGCTGTCAGGAACCAAGATCAtgttttccaattttaaaacaattgaattgaacTGTGAAGCCCAACAAATAATATGTCATCCATCACtagatttttttgttgtgttGGCAGCCAAGGAATGGTTTGTGATAAGTACTGATTCCATAGTAGCTTCATATAATGGTCTGTTATCGTTGGGGGCACTTCATTACGATGGTGAGATCTTGGCCActaaaaatgataataaaatcaaattgtatAGTATAGTTTCTGGTGATGAATTAGGAACGTTTACTCCAACTTATGAAAATATTGCTAAATTAGAATTTGCTACTAATGGATATTGGTTACTAGCTTTGTCAACAGCCGACAATATCAGCTCCATTCAGATTTTTGACTTGCGAAAGGGAACCGAAGTCCAAAATCTACAATTCAATGAAGTGgcaaccaaaaaaattggtaataTTATGTTTTATAGTTTACACagtttttttaaatatttgtAA
- a CDS encoding RNA polymerase II subunit a c-terminal domain phosphatase, putative (Similar to S. cerevisiae FCP1;~In S. cerevisiae: carboxy-terminal domain (CTD) phosphatase, essential for dephosphorylation of the repeated C-terminal domain of the RNA polymerase II large subunit (Rpo21p)), whose amino-acid sequence MSDLTPIKLPSSAPFPVVISSVLCKPGDTISKHKTIFKYKYWDYQDDPTSKEDPPKKIRVERLGTFESPIEGEIDEINIKPLQEVMHSDVELLFVREACPHTVQYSGLCALCGKSLEEEKDYSGYNYEDRATIEMSHDNTGLKISFDEAAKIEHNTTDRLIDERKLILVVDLDQTVIHATVDPTVGEWQSDPANPNYAAVKDVKTFCLEEEAIVPPGWTGPKLAPTKCTYYVKLRPGLSEFLEKMAEKYEMHIYTMATRNYALSIAKIIDPDGKYFGDRILSRDESGSLTHKNLKRLFPVDQSMVVIIDDRGDVWQWESNLIKVVPYDFFVGIGDINSSFLPKKNGQLTGPTKKRKSIAKLEAAAELAKESDNKQGFESGEEEVEEDGDNHSDVSNSPVERILELGGGEGNTSLLLEQSLTRNQSIEEQQQNRPLAKLQHDLEQMHEHRHDSDSKSESGSDDESEEEDNLLFDDDNELAALDKVLGNIHQGYYNLLDKDKSIKPDLTEIIPSMKSRTLEGITVLFSGIIPLGISLESADIVIWCRQFGVKVVNEVYPEVTHVVCRDVSESAGPTFKARVARKLYPDTIKIVNPDWLFACLSNWSKVDEKDYLVSTDDPKFWVVKESEITKYQKALEERSALANATHVDSLESFDEYDLDEANQEVDDFLAGLSDDDDEEEEDEDIRDDEEINNANTNNEVGNDKVAEEIYEQSTNGHDSFIKDAYSKKRNRDDEEAQLVKKQKIENGENENENDLDDLEKELLDGFEDLEE is encoded by the coding sequence ATGTCGGACCTAACTCCAATTAAACTTCCTTCGTCCGCTCCATTTCCGGTTGTCATATCATCTGTTTTATGCAAACCAGGAGACACAATCTCCAAACACAAGACTATATTCAAGTACAAATACTGGGACTACCAAGATGATCCTACCTCAAAAGAGGACCCACCTAAAAAAATACGAGTAGAACGGTTGGGCACTTTTGAGAGTCCCATAGAAGGTGAAATTGACGAAATTAACATCAAGCCGTTGCAAGAGGTGATGCATAGTGATGTGGAGTTGCTATTCGTTAGAGAAGCATGTCCACATACTGTACAATATAGTGGGTTGTGTGCATTATGTGGCAAATCATTGGAAGAGGAAAAGGACTATTCAGGATACAATTACGAAGACAGGGCCACAATCGAAATGTCCCATGACAACACTGGTTTGAAAATAAGTTTTGATGAAGCAGCTAAAATCGAACACAACACAACAGACcgattgattgatgaaagaaaattgattcttgttgttgactTGGATCAAACTGTTATTCATGCAACCGTGGATCCGACTGTTGGAGAGTGGCAACTGGACCCCGCGAATCCCAACTATGCTGCTGTTAAAGATGTGAAAACATTTTGCTTGGAAGAAGAGGCAATTGTGCCCCCCGGATGGACAGGTCCCAAGTTGGCACCAACAAAATGCACCTATTATGTTAAACTTCGTCCAGGGTTGCTGGagtttttggaaaaaatgGCTGAGAAATATGAAATGCATATTTACACAATGGCCACAAGAAATTATGCGTTGTCGATTGctaaaattattgatccTGATGGGAAATATTTTGGCGATAGAATACTTAGTCGTGATGAAAGTGGTTCTTTGACTCATAAAAACTTGAAGAGATTGTTCCCGGTAGACCAGTCGATGGTggttattattgatgatagGGGAGATGTTTGGCAATGGGAGAGCAATTTGATCAAGGTGGTGCCATATGATTTCTTTGTCGGTATTGGAGACATCAATTCGAGTTTCTTACCCAAGAAAAACGGTCAATTAACAGGACCAActaaaaagagaaaatcTATAGCAAAGTTGGAAGCTGCAGCTGAACTAGCCAAAGAATCAGATAACAAGCAAGGGTTTGAGTCAGGAGAAGAGGAGGTGGAAGAAGATGGCGATAACCACTCTGACGTGTCAAATTCCCCTGTTGAAAGAATTCTTGAACTCGGAGGTGGTGAAGGCAACACTAGCTTATTGTTGGAACAATCATTGACAAGAAATCAGTCGATAGAAGAGCAACAGCAAAACCGTCCATTGGCAAAGTTGCAACATGATTTGGAACAAATGCATGAGCATCGGCACGATAGCGATAGCAAATCAGAGAGTGGTTCTGATGATGAaagtgaagaagaagacaatttgttatttgatgatgataatgaattggCTGCTTTGGATAAAGTTTTGGGAAATATCCACCAAGgttattataatttgcttgataaagataaaagCATCAAACCAGATTTGACTGAAATCATACCGTCCATGAAAAGCAGGACGTTGGAAGGTATAACAGTTTTGTTTTCAGGAATTATTCCATTAGGCATTAGTTTAGAATCTGCCGATATTGTGATATGGTGCAGACAATTTGGGGTAAAAGTTGTCAATGAAGTGTATCCAGAAGTTACTCATGTTGTTTGTCGTGATGTTAGTGAAAGTGCTGGACCAACATTCAAGGCCAGGGTTGCCAGAAAACTATATCCAGATACTATCAAAATTGTTAATCCAGATTGGCTTTTTGCATGCTTGAGTAACTGGTCAaaagttgatgaaaaagattATTTGGTTTCAACTGATGATCCAAAGTTTTGGGTTGTTAAAGAAAGTGAAATCACCAAGTACCAGAAAGCTTTGGAGGAAAGAAGTGCATTAGCAAATGCTACTCATGTTGATTCTCTAGAGTCATTTGACGAGTACGATTTGGATGAAGCTAATCAAGAAGTTGATGATTTCTTAGCAGGGTTaagtgatgatgatgatgaggaggaggaggatgAGGATATTcgtgatgatgaagaaataaataatgcCAACACAAATAATGAAGTTGGTAACGATAAAGTTGCTGAAGAAATCTACGAACAATCAACCAATGGGCATGATTCCTTTATTAAAGATGCTTACAgtaagaaaagaaatagagaTGATGAGGAGGCGCAACTTGTTAAGAAGCAAAAAATAGAGAATGGTGAAAACGAAAACGAAAACGATTTAGACGATTTGGAGAAAGAACTACTTGATGGATTTGAGGATTTGGAGGAATAA